A genomic window from Candidatus Andeanibacterium colombiense includes:
- a CDS encoding dicarboxylate/amino acid:cation symporter, whose product MTDAAEIAQETAPQGHSKLQWRILIGFVLGLVLGLATYSLAGDAPWIDTVTTYVTGPIGQIFLRLLFMLVIPLLFSALVVGIAEMGEIRALKAVGIRTLVYTVIVSAIAVAVSLAAVNILRPGDGVDPVAAQQLLAQGADNAKGIIAKSHDAATGVDAVVNIVPSNVITAMSGNDILAVMFFALFFGIGLLLVQTPRSATLKDAIEGVFEVSMKLIGLVIQLAPLAIFCFMFNLAAQFGWDLIVKLAAYVGVVLLALAIQMFGVFPLLLKFVGKKSPIAFFRETREVSVMAFSTASSNATLPTSLRVAETQLKLPRQISRFVLTIGATANQNGTAMFEGVTVLFLAQFFGVDLSLTDQLFVMLVCILAGVGTAGVPAGSLPVIALIMAGVGVPPAGIGLILGVDRFLDMCRTTLNVIGDLVCAQVISTLSARDDLAADRAPST is encoded by the coding sequence ATGACTGACGCCGCCGAAATCGCGCAGGAGACTGCGCCGCAGGGTCACAGCAAGCTGCAGTGGCGCATATTGATCGGGTTCGTGCTCGGGCTGGTGCTGGGCCTCGCGACCTACAGCCTCGCCGGCGACGCGCCGTGGATCGACACGGTCACCACCTATGTCACCGGTCCGATCGGGCAGATCTTCCTGCGCCTGCTGTTCATGCTGGTGATCCCGCTGCTGTTCTCGGCGCTGGTCGTCGGGATCGCCGAGATGGGCGAGATCCGCGCGCTCAAGGCGGTCGGGATCCGCACGCTGGTCTATACGGTGATCGTCTCGGCGATCGCGGTCGCGGTCAGCCTCGCGGCCGTGAATATCCTGCGTCCGGGCGACGGGGTCGATCCGGTGGCGGCGCAGCAATTGCTCGCGCAGGGGGCCGATAACGCCAAGGGCATCATCGCCAAATCGCACGATGCCGCGACCGGGGTGGATGCGGTGGTCAACATCGTGCCGTCGAACGTGATCACCGCGATGAGCGGCAACGACATCCTCGCGGTGATGTTCTTCGCGCTGTTCTTCGGCATCGGCCTGTTGCTGGTCCAGACCCCGCGCAGCGCGACGCTGAAGGATGCGATCGAGGGGGTGTTCGAAGTCTCGATGAAACTGATCGGGCTGGTGATCCAGCTCGCGCCGCTGGCGATCTTCTGCTTCATGTTCAACCTCGCCGCGCAGTTCGGCTGGGATCTGATCGTCAAGCTCGCGGCCTATGTGGGAGTGGTGCTGCTGGCGCTGGCGATCCAGATGTTCGGGGTGTTCCCGCTGCTGCTGAAGTTCGTGGGCAAGAAGAGCCCGATCGCGTTCTTCCGCGAGACCCGCGAAGTCAGCGTGATGGCGTTTTCGACCGCGAGTTCGAACGCGACCCTGCCGACCTCGCTGCGCGTCGCCGAGACCCAGCTCAAACTGCCGCGCCAGATTTCGCGCTTCGTCCTGACCATCGGCGCGACCGCCAACCAGAACGGCACCGCGATGTTCGAAGGCGTGACGGTGCTGTTCCTCGCGCAGTTCTTCGGGGTCGACCTCTCGCTCACCGACCAGTTGTTCGTGATGCTGGTGTGCATCCTTGCCGGGGTCGGCACAGCGGGCGTACCGGCGGGCTCGCTGCCGGTGATCGCGCTGATCATGGCCGGGGTCGGAGTGCCTCCGGCCGGGATCGGACTGATCCTGGGCGTCGACCGGTTCCTCGACATGTGCCGCACCACGCTCAACGTGATCGGCGATCTGGTGTGCGCCCAGGTTATTTCGACCTTGAGCGCCCGGGACGATTTGGCGGCGGATCGAGCACCTTCGACTTGA
- the nth gene encoding endonuclease III, with translation MNRDTIFQFFSILAELDPSPQTELEFGNTYQLLVAVVLSAQATDAGVNKATRRLFAEVTTPAQMVALGEDGLKQHIKTIGLFNAKAKNVIALSEILVRDFAGQVPEDRDTLVTLPGVGRKTANVVMNCAFGMETFAVDTHVFRVGNRTGLAKGKTPEKVEALLEKRVPQPFRLHAHHWLILLGRYTCKARLPECWRCPVIQQCEFKSKVLDPPPNRPGRSRSK, from the coding sequence TTGAACCGCGACACGATCTTCCAGTTCTTCAGCATCCTCGCCGAACTCGATCCGAGCCCGCAGACCGAGCTGGAATTCGGCAACACCTACCAGCTGCTGGTCGCGGTGGTGCTGAGCGCGCAGGCGACCGACGCGGGGGTCAACAAAGCCACCCGCAGGCTGTTCGCCGAGGTGACAACGCCCGCGCAGATGGTCGCGCTGGGTGAGGACGGGCTGAAGCAGCACATCAAGACGATCGGTCTGTTCAACGCCAAGGCGAAGAACGTGATCGCGCTGAGCGAAATCCTCGTGCGCGATTTCGCGGGGCAGGTGCCGGAGGATCGCGACACGCTGGTCACGCTGCCCGGGGTCGGGCGCAAGACCGCCAATGTGGTGATGAACTGCGCCTTCGGGATGGAGACCTTCGCGGTCGATACCCATGTGTTCCGGGTCGGCAACCGTACCGGGCTGGCGAAGGGCAAGACCCCCGAGAAGGTCGAGGCGCTGCTGGAGAAGCGGGTGCCGCAGCCGTTCAGGCTCCACGCGCATCACTGGCTGATCCTGCTCGGCCGCTACACCTGCAAGGCGCGCCTGCCCGAATGCTGGCGCTGCCCGGTCATCCAGCAATGCGAGTTCAAGTCGAAGGTGCTCGATCCGCCGCCAAATCGTCCCGGGCGCTCAAGGTCGAAATAA
- a CDS encoding nuclear transport factor 2 family protein: protein MSEDRVAALEAKIAEMDKRLTQREDELDVRKLQYLYGYLIDKCMYDQTVELFTEDCEVRFFGGVWKGKAGAARLYIERFRKRFTHNNNGPIDGFLLDHPQLQDIVDIQPDGVTAFARARSTMQAGRHRDYADPEKGLNVRQWWEGGIYENTYKKGSDGKWRIHVLNYFPHWHADFDKGWAYTETEYTPFITTLYPEDPCGPDELIEDHWLWPVHKLLPFHMKHPITGEEMKADRWEGDAKRDAERAVAK, encoded by the coding sequence ATGTCCGAAGACCGCGTCGCTGCCCTCGAGGCAAAAATTGCCGAGATGGACAAGCGCCTGACCCAGCGTGAGGACGAACTCGACGTCCGCAAGCTGCAGTATCTCTACGGCTATCTGATCGACAAATGCATGTACGACCAGACGGTCGAGCTGTTCACCGAGGATTGCGAAGTGCGCTTCTTCGGCGGCGTGTGGAAGGGCAAGGCCGGCGCGGCGCGGCTGTATATCGAGCGGTTCCGCAAGCGCTTCACCCACAACAACAACGGCCCGATCGACGGCTTCCTGCTCGACCATCCGCAATTGCAGGATATCGTCGACATCCAGCCCGACGGCGTCACCGCCTTCGCCCGCGCGCGCTCGACGATGCAGGCCGGCCGCCACCGCGACTATGCCGACCCGGAAAAGGGCCTGAACGTGCGCCAGTGGTGGGAAGGCGGGATCTACGAGAACACCTACAAGAAGGGTTCCGACGGCAAGTGGCGCATCCACGTGCTGAACTACTTCCCGCACTGGCACGCCGATTTCGACAAGGGCTGGGCCTATACCGAAACCGAATACACGCCGTTCATCACCACGCTCTATCCCGAGGATCCCTGCGGCCCGGACGAGCTGATCGAGGACCACTGGCTGTGGCCGGTGCACAAATTACTGCCGTTCCACATGAAGCACCCGATCACCGGCGAGGAGATGAAGGCCGACCGCTGGGAAGGCGACGCGAAGCGGGATGCGGAGCGCGCTGTGGCGAAGTGA
- a CDS encoding MFS transporter — protein MAIAPNASELQTAAEPADGADQPWPSEKWGFYALFCIVFATFITFFDQTVFSMLAEKMKGSFGITDSTLGFVLGPVSLIAYVIVGIPLARLVDIYPRKWVLSIGIAALGSIMALGGLAQNLGQLIGTRLFVGASSSANGPGSYSMLLDYFRPMRIPLVFALLQLGYIGGSSVGNILGGQMIAWTSTMPATIDFLGLRIFSWQLVLIMVGTPGLLAALFFVFLKEPPRRSPAGSHQLVAKDASPGRKFAAFMGWDAAKAIWERKYVFVPLFAALALSAVESQGLPSWRIPFMARTYGWNEAETGALLGTLMLVSMLAGIFAGGVFVTWMGKRYKDANIRATAIIFTCTTIVTVATPLMPTGELAVAMMAAGVFFGLAGAPAQNAAVQRIVPNEKRGQVSALYLFMFTFFGGMGSWVIGAVSTYIVGDEQKLWEAILITACIFLPTATFFMWHGIRPYRQEVERLEALGL, from the coding sequence GCCGGCGGACGGCGCGGATCAGCCCTGGCCATCCGAGAAATGGGGTTTCTACGCCCTGTTCTGCATCGTCTTCGCGACCTTCATCACCTTCTTCGACCAGACCGTGTTCTCGATGCTGGCCGAGAAGATGAAGGGCAGCTTCGGCATCACCGATTCCACCCTCGGCTTCGTGCTCGGCCCGGTCAGCCTGATCGCCTATGTCATCGTCGGCATCCCGCTCGCCCGGCTGGTCGACATCTATCCGCGCAAATGGGTGCTTTCGATCGGGATCGCCGCGCTCGGCTCGATCATGGCGCTGGGCGGGCTGGCGCAGAACCTCGGCCAGCTGATCGGCACACGGCTGTTCGTCGGGGCCAGTTCGTCGGCGAACGGCCCGGGCTCCTATTCGATGCTGCTCGATTATTTCCGGCCGATGCGCATTCCGCTGGTCTTCGCGCTGCTGCAGCTCGGCTATATCGGCGGCAGCTCGGTCGGCAATATCCTCGGCGGCCAGATGATCGCCTGGACTTCGACGATGCCGGCGACGATCGATTTCCTCGGCCTGCGGATCTTCAGCTGGCAGCTGGTGCTGATCATGGTCGGCACGCCCGGCCTGCTCGCCGCGCTGTTCTTCGTGTTCCTCAAGGAACCGCCGCGCCGCAGCCCGGCCGGATCGCACCAGCTGGTCGCCAAGGACGCTTCGCCGGGCCGCAAGTTCGCCGCCTTCATGGGCTGGGATGCGGCCAAGGCGATCTGGGAGCGCAAATACGTCTTCGTGCCACTGTTCGCCGCGCTCGCGCTGTCGGCGGTTGAGAGCCAGGGCCTGCCATCGTGGCGCATCCCGTTCATGGCCCGCACCTATGGCTGGAACGAGGCCGAGACCGGCGCGCTGCTCGGCACGCTGATGCTCGTCTCGATGCTGGCCGGGATCTTCGCCGGCGGCGTGTTCGTGACCTGGATGGGCAAGCGCTACAAGGACGCGAACATCCGCGCGACCGCGATCATCTTCACCTGCACCACGATCGTCACCGTCGCGACGCCGCTGATGCCGACCGGCGAGCTGGCGGTGGCGATGATGGCCGCCGGGGTGTTCTTCGGCCTCGCCGGAGCGCCCGCGCAGAACGCCGCGGTCCAGCGGATCGTCCCGAACGAGAAGCGCGGCCAGGTCAGCGCGCTCTATCTGTTCATGTTCACCTTCTTCGGCGGGATGGGCAGCTGGGTGATCGGCGCGGTCAGCACCTATATCGTGGGCGACGAGCAGAAATTGTGGGAAGCGATCCTGATCACCGCGTGCATCTTCCTGCCCACCGCAACCTTCTTCATGTGGCACGGCATCCGCCCCTATCGCCAGGAAGTCGAACGCCTCGAAGCGCTTGGGCTCTAA